The Acidobacteriota bacterium genome has a segment encoding these proteins:
- a CDS encoding arginine deiminase family protein encodes MKGVTMASSGLSETAPIRELLLKHPRQAWIDRDGVRKQWRDLGYAGEPDFSRACDEYDAFAGILGRWAGAIRFLPADPGTGLDSIYVRDAACAGPRGVILCRMGKELRRGEPAAVGGLIRGAGRPVAGEIRAPGTLEGGDVVWLDGKTVAVGHGYRTNAEGIRQFRELLAADGIEVLEVPLPHWDGPGDVLHLMSMLSPVDQGKLLVYSRLLPVPFRKRLLESGLGLVEVPDEEYGSMGANVLALAPGKCLALSGNPRTAAALEKAGIEVLAYEGREISAKGAGGPTCLTRPFREWPGAA; translated from the coding sequence ATGAAGGGCGTGACAATGGCTTCGAGCGGGTTATCAGAAACGGCGCCGATCCGGGAGCTCCTCCTCAAGCATCCGCGGCAGGCCTGGATCGACCGGGACGGCGTCCGGAAGCAGTGGCGGGACCTGGGCTACGCCGGGGAGCCGGACTTCAGCCGGGCCTGCGACGAATACGACGCGTTCGCCGGGATCCTCGGGCGCTGGGCGGGAGCGATCCGCTTCCTTCCCGCCGACCCCGGGACGGGCCTTGATTCGATCTACGTCCGGGACGCCGCTTGCGCCGGGCCGCGCGGCGTCATCCTCTGCCGGATGGGCAAAGAGCTCCGGCGGGGCGAGCCGGCGGCCGTCGGCGGCCTTATCCGGGGGGCGGGCCGGCCCGTGGCCGGCGAGATCCGGGCGCCAGGCACCCTCGAAGGCGGCGACGTCGTCTGGCTCGACGGGAAAACGGTCGCCGTCGGCCACGGCTACCGGACCAACGCCGAGGGGATCCGGCAGTTCCGGGAGCTCCTCGCGGCGGACGGCATCGAGGTCCTCGAGGTTCCTCTGCCCCACTGGGACGGCCCCGGCGACGTGCTCCATCTGATGTCGATGCTGAGCCCGGTCGATCAGGGAAAGCTGCTGGTCTATTCCCGCCTGCTCCCCGTGCCCTTCCGGAAACGCCTGCTGGAATCGGGCTTGGGGCTGGTCGAAGTTCCGGACGAGGAATACGGCTCAATGGGTGCGAACGTCCTGGCCCTGGCCCCGGGGAAGTGCCTGGCCCTGTCCGGGAACCCGCGGACGGCGGCCGCCCTGGAGAAGGCCGGGATCGAGGTCCTGGCCTACGAGGGCCGGGAGATCTCCGCCAAGGGCGCCGGCGGCCCGACCTGCCTGACGCGGCCGTTCAGGGAATGGCCTGGCGCCGCCTAG
- a CDS encoding pyridoxal phosphate-dependent aminotransferase family protein: protein MDLFEKCKGFYSDPKVAQKYGYPLNPRTAQAMGLFPFFIPIDRAEGPEAYIHGKKYIMIGSNNYDGLTTHPKVKEAAIEAIKKYGTSCTGSRFLNGTLDLHIELEGRLAKYVGKEAALVFSTGFQVNLGSIPAIMDKDDIIVTDKEVHASIIDGVRMAKALKNVQIRTYKHNDPADLEHVLKGLPAGPAKLVIVDGVFSMGGDIAKLPEIIPLCKKYGARFMSDDAHAIGVLGGGRGTGWHFGLQDDVDLVMGTFSKSLASVGGFIAGPKEAVHFIQMFARPFMFSASLPPSNVAAVLACLDILEAEPERVERVNKVAARVRTELRAMGYNIGASETPIIPIVIGDAMKTLKAWNVFFEAGIYTNVALPPSVPPEFSCLRTSYMATHTDEQVDRVLEIFKQVKPLIQTAA from the coding sequence ATGGACCTTTTCGAGAAATGCAAGGGCTTTTATTCCGACCCGAAGGTCGCCCAGAAATACGGCTATCCGCTTAATCCCCGGACGGCCCAGGCCATGGGCCTGTTCCCCTTCTTCATCCCCATCGACCGCGCCGAGGGGCCCGAAGCCTATATCCACGGCAAGAAATACATCATGATCGGCTCGAACAACTACGACGGGCTGACCACCCATCCCAAGGTCAAGGAAGCGGCCATCGAGGCCATCAAGAAGTACGGCACGAGCTGCACCGGCTCGCGCTTCCTCAACGGCACCCTGGACCTCCACATCGAGCTCGAGGGCCGGCTGGCCAAGTACGTCGGCAAGGAAGCGGCTCTCGTCTTCAGCACCGGCTTCCAGGTCAACCTGGGCTCCATCCCGGCCATCATGGACAAGGACGACATCATCGTCACGGATAAAGAGGTCCACGCCAGCATCATCGACGGCGTCCGCATGGCCAAGGCCCTGAAGAACGTCCAGATCCGGACCTACAAGCACAACGACCCAGCCGACCTCGAGCACGTGCTGAAGGGTCTGCCGGCGGGGCCGGCCAAGCTGGTCATCGTCGACGGCGTCTTCAGCATGGGCGGCGACATCGCCAAGCTGCCCGAGATCATCCCCCTGTGCAAGAAATACGGCGCCCGGTTCATGTCGGACGACGCCCACGCCATCGGCGTCCTCGGCGGCGGCCGGGGCACGGGCTGGCATTTCGGGCTGCAGGACGACGTCGACCTGGTCATGGGCACGTTCAGCAAGTCCCTGGCCTCGGTCGGCGGCTTCATCGCCGGCCCCAAGGAGGCCGTCCACTTCATCCAGATGTTCGCCCGGCCGTTCATGTTCAGCGCCAGCCTGCCGCCGTCCAACGTGGCCGCGGTCCTGGCCTGCCTGGACATCCTCGAGGCGGAGCCGGAGCGCGTCGAACGGGTCAACAAGGTCGCGGCCCGCGTCCGGACCGAGCTCCGGGCCATGGGCTACAACATCGGCGCCTCCGAAACGCCCATCATCCCCATCGTCATCGGCGACGCGATGAAGACCCTGAAGGCCTGGAACGTCTTCTTCGAGGCCGGGATCTATACCAACGTGGCCCTGCCGCCCTCCGTCCCGCCCGAGTTCTCGTGCCTGCGGACGAGCTACATGGCCACCCACACGGACGAGCAGGTCGACCGCGTCCTCGAGATCTTCAAGCAGGTCAAGCCGCTCATCCAGACCGCGGCCTAA
- a CDS encoding sigma-70 family RNA polymerase sigma factor, with amino-acid sequence MNETEKELVDMVLAGRAEAFEPLTAPYRGRLLALASRLTRDREEAIEVVQETLLRAYRSLGRYDAARPFRNWLFQIAANEARDRYRQKARERASFEEAAGRAPAAEDPEAGQDRRELRDGVRRAMAALSPREREVFVLRDLEELDIRETSRALGCSSVSVRVHLSAARRKMREAIRRDFPHLEVGR; translated from the coding sequence ATGAACGAGACGGAGAAGGAGCTCGTCGACATGGTTCTCGCCGGCCGGGCCGAGGCTTTCGAGCCGCTGACGGCCCCGTACCGGGGCCGGCTGCTGGCGCTGGCGTCGCGGCTGACCCGGGACCGCGAGGAGGCCATCGAGGTCGTCCAGGAAACGCTGCTAAGGGCCTACCGCTCGCTCGGGCGCTACGACGCCGCCCGGCCCTTCCGCAATTGGCTCTTCCAGATCGCCGCCAACGAGGCCCGGGACCGCTACAGGCAAAAAGCCCGGGAGCGGGCCTCCTTCGAGGAAGCGGCCGGGCGGGCGCCGGCGGCCGAGGACCCGGAGGCCGGGCAGGACCGCCGCGAGCTGCGCGATGGGGTGCGGCGGGCCATGGCCGCCTTGAGCCCTCGGGAGCGGGAGGTCTTCGTCCTCCGGGACCTCGAGGAGCTCGACATCCGGGAGACGTCCCGGGCGCTGGGTTGCTCGTCGGTCTCGGTCCGGGTCCACTTGTCAGCGGCCCGGCGCAAGATGCGCGAGGCGATCCGCCGGGACTTTCCCCATCTGGAGGTCGGACGATGA
- a CDS encoding zf-HC2 domain-containing protein codes for MRCRKARKLVPLAVGGDLRPRQAAAFRAHVDACPGCRAELERFRADLAAITAEARAGDVPGWSETEWSALMGRVLSEASLERSRAGGGAGLAWRPRWAAASALGAAIGLAVLFILFKTGPGPGRKAAATGAGPVVSEAKTQEVLTMTMVSPETGLQIVWFFDRNFDYKGEKE; via the coding sequence ATGAGGTGCCGAAAAGCCCGCAAGCTCGTGCCTCTCGCGGTCGGCGGCGATCTGCGGCCAAGGCAGGCCGCGGCCTTCCGGGCCCACGTTGACGCCTGCCCGGGCTGCCGGGCGGAGCTCGAACGGTTCCGGGCCGATCTGGCGGCGATCACGGCCGAGGCGAGGGCCGGGGACGTCCCGGGCTGGAGCGAGACGGAGTGGAGCGCGTTGATGGGCCGCGTGCTGTCGGAGGCCTCCCTCGAACGGTCGAGGGCCGGCGGCGGCGCGGGCCTTGCCTGGCGGCCCCGCTGGGCCGCGGCCTCGGCGCTGGGCGCGGCCATCGGCCTGGCGGTTCTATTCATTCTCTTCAAGACCGGGCCTGGCCCCGGGCGAAAAGCGGCCGCGACAGGCGCCGGGCCCGTGGTTAGCGAGGCCAAGACCCAGGAAGTCCTGACCATGACCATGGTCTCCCCCGAGACGGGGCTCCAGATCGTCTGGTTCTTCGACCGGAATTTCGACTACAAAGGAGAAAAGGAATGA
- a CDS encoding secretin N-terminal domain-containing protein, protein MTPKMKKMMIALLALAFALAAVLPALAEDPAPGQAQNAETKNLRKEIVRLKYVRAQDIQNLLYAYVSRDGHVQFNPNMPSVLAVSDTPENVEKILAAIREIDVKPADVLYTVQLVLGSEADATTDAELKADPVIRELGKLLRYKGYTLLDSTLIRTVNMENGNVQFGPKADFHLALRPEVIGDAKMPVIKTQVQLRKTVVRGLVKAKPEGAETPQGQVTNHVTLIESSLNIKSGDRTVVGVSKLDGGDKGLILIISAKIVD, encoded by the coding sequence ATGACCCCGAAGATGAAGAAAATGATGATCGCCCTGCTGGCCCTGGCTTTCGCCCTGGCCGCCGTCCTGCCGGCCCTGGCCGAGGACCCGGCCCCGGGGCAGGCCCAGAACGCCGAGACGAAGAACCTGCGCAAGGAGATCGTCAGGCTCAAGTACGTCCGGGCCCAGGACATCCAGAACCTTCTGTACGCGTACGTCAGCCGGGACGGCCACGTCCAGTTCAATCCCAATATGCCTTCGGTCCTGGCGGTCAGCGACACGCCCGAGAACGTCGAGAAGATCCTGGCGGCCATCCGCGAGATCGACGTCAAGCCGGCCGATGTCCTTTACACCGTCCAGCTGGTCCTGGGCTCGGAGGCCGATGCGACGACCGACGCCGAGCTCAAGGCCGACCCCGTCATTAGGGAGCTGGGCAAGCTCCTGCGCTACAAGGGCTACACGCTGCTCGACTCGACGCTCATACGGACCGTCAACATGGAGAACGGCAACGTTCAGTTCGGACCGAAGGCCGACTTTCATCTGGCCCTGAGGCCGGAGGTCATCGGGGACGCCAAGATGCCCGTCATCAAAACCCAGGTGCAACTGAGAAAGACAGTCGTCCGGGGCCTCGTCAAGGCCAAACCGGAAGGCGCCGAAACGCCCCAGGGACAGGTTACCAACCACGTCACCCTGATCGAGAGCTCACTGAATATCAAGTCCGGCGACCGGACGGTCGTCGGCGTGTCCAAGCTCGACGGCGGCGACAAGGGGCTTATCCTTATCATCTCCGCCAAGATCGTCGATTAG
- a CDS encoding tetratricopeptide repeat protein, giving the protein MTVRTDRVRVIEQAERFVRAGRIKEAISEYEKLSLGEPQDVGTLNIIGDLYVRVGQNDRAVRSFQRVAEEYERRGLFSQALAICKKIHKLSPEDADSSLKLGDLYAQQGFLAEAKSVYAAVAGRLAGAGRTAEAIAIFEKIVKLDREDHDARLALARLCRESGNLDAALEQLDESADVRLEKGEFDAAAGVLQEALLLRPGDGRSVTTLVEVYKRQGQPAKAVELVEKELAAAPDNVQLLNILGNLHFEAGQTRAAEEIFTRIVAGHPLNVNARIKLGRIQILKDKLDQAYELFEPLINNLVKKHRDEKAIGLLGLILESQKPHLPALERLALIYRSNKEVRKLEVVDRAILDELRRLGEKERMVGVYAELLELRPDDAELAREVRALRQEMNLPVEEVPEEAPELSEKDREAIREVMGQADLYLQQGLVRIARRLLENLRFRYPEDPQIVRKIAVLDEVRTHIDEDEIRRRVEKTTILEAQYKEKAAGKKAEDKTAPEPRKEELPPEGPGPAPAPAAPPKPEDRAADAQRPPAGHFKADVLAGEKVSTADLFAETDIIPFAGGPSGERAYYDLRDAAAAELRWLAAARERQLGSGAPALERELSGIVSEFRKELRTKAAAAGAETHYQLGLAFMSQGLVAEAIEELTEAAKDKNLAIDSLSLIGEGYRQKKNFDEAANWLKAALAEAAQGTDQYYALLFELAEVRAAAGDRDAAAALFREIRDWNPGFRNVSQRLG; this is encoded by the coding sequence ATGACCGTGCGCACGGACCGGGTCAGGGTCATCGAACAGGCCGAGAGATTCGTGCGCGCCGGCCGGATCAAGGAAGCCATCTCCGAATACGAGAAGCTCTCCCTGGGCGAGCCTCAGGACGTCGGCACGCTCAACATCATCGGCGACCTCTACGTCCGGGTCGGTCAGAACGACCGGGCCGTCCGTTCCTTCCAGCGGGTGGCCGAGGAGTACGAGCGGCGGGGCCTGTTCTCCCAGGCCCTGGCCATCTGCAAGAAGATCCACAAGCTCAGCCCCGAGGACGCGGATTCGTCCCTCAAGCTCGGCGACCTCTACGCCCAGCAGGGCTTCCTGGCCGAAGCCAAGAGCGTCTACGCCGCGGTCGCCGGCCGTCTGGCCGGGGCGGGCCGGACGGCCGAGGCCATCGCCATCTTCGAGAAGATCGTCAAGCTCGACCGGGAGGACCACGACGCCAGGCTGGCCCTGGCCCGCCTCTGCCGCGAATCGGGCAACCTCGACGCCGCCCTGGAGCAGCTCGACGAGAGCGCCGACGTCCGCCTCGAGAAGGGCGAGTTCGACGCGGCCGCGGGCGTGCTCCAGGAGGCCCTCCTGCTGCGACCGGGCGACGGGCGCAGCGTCACCACCCTGGTCGAGGTCTACAAGCGCCAGGGCCAGCCGGCCAAGGCCGTCGAGCTCGTCGAGAAGGAGCTGGCCGCGGCCCCCGACAACGTCCAGCTTCTCAACATCCTCGGAAACCTCCACTTCGAGGCCGGCCAGACCAGGGCGGCCGAGGAGATCTTCACCCGGATCGTCGCCGGGCACCCGCTCAACGTCAACGCCCGCATCAAGCTGGGCCGGATCCAGATCCTCAAGGACAAGCTCGACCAGGCCTACGAGCTGTTCGAGCCGCTGATCAACAACCTGGTCAAGAAGCACCGCGACGAGAAGGCCATCGGCCTCCTGGGCCTGATCCTCGAGAGCCAGAAGCCGCACCTGCCGGCCCTGGAGCGGCTGGCCCTGATCTACCGGTCGAACAAGGAGGTCCGGAAGCTCGAGGTCGTCGACCGGGCCATCCTGGACGAGCTGCGCCGCCTCGGCGAGAAGGAGCGCATGGTCGGCGTCTACGCCGAGCTCCTCGAGCTCCGGCCAGACGACGCCGAGCTGGCCCGCGAGGTCCGGGCCCTGCGCCAGGAGATGAACCTGCCGGTCGAGGAGGTCCCGGAGGAGGCACCGGAACTGTCCGAGAAGGACCGCGAGGCCATCCGCGAGGTCATGGGCCAGGCCGACCTCTACCTCCAGCAGGGGCTGGTCCGCATCGCCCGTCGGCTCCTCGAGAACCTGCGCTTCCGCTATCCCGAGGATCCCCAGATCGTGCGCAAGATCGCCGTCCTCGACGAGGTCCGGACGCACATAGACGAGGACGAGATCCGCCGGCGGGTCGAGAAAACGACCATCCTCGAGGCCCAGTACAAGGAGAAGGCGGCCGGGAAAAAGGCCGAGGACAAGACGGCGCCGGAGCCCCGGAAAGAAGAGCTGCCGCCGGAGGGGCCCGGCCCCGCGCCGGCGCCCGCCGCCCCGCCGAAACCCGAGGACAGGGCGGCCGACGCGCAGCGCCCGCCGGCCGGCCACTTCAAGGCCGACGTCCTCGCGGGCGAGAAGGTCAGCACGGCCGACCTCTTCGCCGAGACCGATATCATCCCCTTCGCCGGCGGCCCGTCAGGCGAGCGGGCTTATTACGACCTCCGGGACGCGGCCGCGGCGGAGCTGCGCTGGCTGGCCGCGGCCAGGGAGCGCCAGCTCGGCAGCGGCGCTCCGGCGCTCGAGCGGGAGCTCTCGGGGATCGTGTCCGAATTCCGCAAGGAGCTCCGGACGAAGGCCGCCGCGGCGGGCGCCGAGACCCACTATCAGCTGGGCTTGGCCTTCATGAGCCAGGGCCTCGTCGCCGAGGCCATCGAGGAGCTGACCGAAGCGGCAAAGGACAAGAACCTGGCCATCGACAGCCTCAGCCTCATCGGGGAGGGCTATCGCCAGAAGAAAAACTTCGACGAGGCGGCGAATTGGCTCAAGGCCGCCCTGGCCGAGGCCGCTCAGGGCACCGATCAGTACTACGCCCTGCTATTCGAGCTGGCCGAGGTCCGGGCCGCCGCCGGCGACCGGGACGCGGCCGCGGCGCTGTTCCGCGAGATCCGCGACTGGAACCCCGGCTTCCGGAACGTCAGCCAGCGCCTTGGCTAA
- a CDS encoding ribonuclease HII yields MASLRLEKELARGGAKRIAGVDEVGRGSLFGPVVAAAVVLPADWLVRRLPAWASEIDDSKIVPAPRRAELAAALLRDAWGVGVGLASATEIDALNIHRAAQLAMVRAVESLPEPPDVLLVDGFPIKEVHYRQMGIPRGDRTSRSIAAASIIAKVFRDGLMRTFDSLYEGYGLSRNKGYGTEEHFRALREKGPTGLHRTSFKLG; encoded by the coding sequence GTGGCCAGCCTCAGGCTCGAGAAGGAGCTTGCCCGCGGCGGCGCCAAGCGCATCGCCGGGGTCGATGAGGTCGGCCGGGGGTCGCTCTTCGGCCCCGTCGTGGCGGCCGCGGTCGTCCTTCCAGCCGATTGGCTCGTCCGGCGCCTTCCCGCCTGGGCGAGCGAGATCGACGACTCCAAGATCGTTCCGGCGCCCCGGCGGGCCGAGCTGGCCGCCGCCCTGCTCAGGGACGCCTGGGGGGTGGGCGTGGGGCTGGCCTCGGCCACCGAGATAGACGCCCTGAACATCCACCGGGCCGCCCAGCTGGCCATGGTCCGGGCGGTCGAGAGCCTGCCCGAGCCGCCCGACGTCCTCCTGGTTGACGGCTTCCCGATAAAAGAGGTACATTACCGCCAGATGGGCATCCCGAGGGGCGACCGGACGAGCCGGTCGATCGCCGCGGCCTCCATCATAGCCAAGGTCTTCCGGGACGGACTGATGCGGACCTTCGACTCGCTTTACGAAGGCTATGGCCTGTCCAGGAACAAGGGCTACGGCACGGAGGAGCATTTCCGGGCGCTGAGGGAGAAGGGGCCCACGGGCCTGCACCGGACCTCCTTCAAGCTCGGCTGA
- the rplS gene encoding 50S ribosomal protein L19, with the protein MNLISAVEDKHLKKDLAPFNVGDTVKVHVIIREGDKERIQVFRGDVIGKRGGGVKATFTVRKVSFGVGVERIFPLHSKMIKQIEVVRKASVRRAKLYYLRDLKGKAARLKEDQG; encoded by the coding sequence ATGAACCTCATCAGCGCGGTCGAGGATAAACATCTGAAGAAAGACCTGGCGCCCTTCAACGTCGGCGACACGGTCAAGGTCCACGTCATCATCCGGGAAGGCGACAAGGAGCGCATCCAGGTCTTCCGCGGCGACGTCATCGGCAAGCGCGGCGGCGGGGTCAAGGCGACGTTCACCGTCCGCAAGGTCTCCTTCGGCGTCGGCGTCGAGCGCATCTTCCCGCTGCACTCGAAGATGATCAAGCAGATCGAGGTCGTGCGCAAGGCCAGCGTCCGGCGGGCCAAGCTCTATTACCTGCGCGATCTCAAGGGCAAGGCCGCCCGGCTCAAAGAAGACCAGGGCTGA
- the trmD gene encoding tRNA (guanosine(37)-N1)-methyltransferase TrmD, with the protein MRFDIITIFPEMFAGVFSGGVVKRALDRDVVRIAVHDLRDFTTDKHRQVDDRPFGGLEGMVLKPEPIFRAVEAVREAEGSKVYLLSPQGRTLDAALARELAAERQIVLICGRYEGVDERVAEHLADGEISIGDYVLSGGELAAAVVVDAVARFVPGVVGKEGSVRNDSFCGGILDYPQYTRPREFRGLKVPPVLFSGDHKKIERWRRKKALEKTARQRPDLAGPGALSPEDRDLLAETPNERKDE; encoded by the coding sequence ATGAGATTTGATATAATCACGATCTTCCCGGAGATGTTCGCCGGCGTCTTCTCGGGGGGGGTCGTCAAGAGGGCCCTGGACCGGGATGTCGTCCGGATCGCGGTGCACGATCTGCGGGACTTCACCACGGACAAGCACCGCCAGGTCGATGACCGGCCCTTCGGTGGCCTGGAAGGAATGGTCTTGAAGCCCGAGCCGATCTTTCGCGCCGTCGAGGCCGTCCGCGAGGCGGAGGGGAGCAAAGTCTACCTGCTCTCGCCCCAGGGGCGGACCCTGGACGCCGCGCTGGCCCGGGAGCTCGCCGCCGAGCGCCAGATCGTCCTCATCTGCGGGCGCTACGAGGGCGTGGACGAGCGCGTCGCCGAGCACCTCGCCGACGGCGAGATCTCGATCGGCGACTACGTCCTGTCCGGGGGCGAGCTGGCCGCGGCCGTGGTCGTCGACGCCGTGGCCCGCTTCGTGCCGGGGGTCGTCGGCAAAGAGGGCTCCGTGCGGAACGATTCCTTCTGCGGCGGGATCCTCGATTACCCCCAGTACACGCGGCCGCGCGAGTTCCGCGGCCTTAAGGTGCCGCCCGTGCTCTTCTCGGGAGACCACAAGAAGATCGAGCGCTGGCGGCGGAAGAAAGCCCTGGAAAAAACGGCCCGGCAGCGGCCGGACCTTGCGGGCCCCGGTGCCCTGTCCCCGGAAGACCGCGATCTTCTGGCGGAAACCCCGAACGAAAGGAAGGACGAATGA
- the rimM gene encoding ribosome maturation factor RimM (Essential for efficient processing of 16S rRNA), with protein MKRADLVALGRIVRSQGRDGRLKLRLNEKGPTGFTGATVYLKRDGGFEAFQVESLVLDRNAYVLKLKGVDTLEAADALAGREIFAAQRDFRGLDGGAYYDFQVLGSRVRTRDGAEVGEVAGVLAAGGPLILVVKRAAGEVFVPFNETVVVKVDPEAGEIVIDPPDGLLDLNEI; from the coding sequence TTGAAAAGGGCTGACCTGGTCGCCCTGGGCCGGATCGTCCGGAGCCAGGGACGCGACGGCCGGCTCAAGCTCCGGCTCAACGAAAAAGGCCCCACCGGCTTCACGGGGGCGACGGTGTATCTCAAGCGTGACGGCGGCTTCGAGGCTTTCCAGGTAGAATCCCTGGTCCTCGACCGCAACGCCTACGTCCTGAAGCTCAAGGGCGTCGACACGCTGGAGGCGGCCGACGCGCTGGCCGGGCGCGAGATCTTCGCGGCTCAGCGTGATTTCCGGGGGCTCGACGGGGGCGCCTACTACGATTTCCAGGTCCTCGGCAGCCGGGTCCGGACACGGGACGGGGCCGAGGTCGGAGAGGTGGCCGGCGTGCTGGCCGCCGGAGGCCCGCTCATCCTCGTCGTGAAGAGGGCCGCGGGCGAGGTGTTCGTGCCCTTCAACGAGACCGTCGTCGTGAAGGTGGACCCGGAAGCGGGGGAGATCGTGATCGACCCTCCCGACGGCCTGTTGGACTTGAATGAGATTTGA
- a CDS encoding KH domain-containing protein: MKELVELIAKALVDQPDRVQVSQLEGEQTTILELKVAPEDLGKVIGKQGRTARAIRIILGAAGMKLKRRFNLEIIEKG, from the coding sequence GTGAAAGAACTCGTCGAGCTCATTGCCAAGGCGTTGGTGGACCAGCCTGACCGCGTGCAGGTATCCCAGCTCGAGGGCGAACAGACCACCATCCTCGAGCTCAAAGTCGCCCCGGAGGACCTCGGCAAGGTGATCGGCAAGCAGGGACGGACGGCCCGGGCCATTCGCATCATCCTCGGCGCGGCCGGGATGAAGCTGAAGAGGCGTTTCAATCTCGAGATCATTGAAAAGGGCTGA
- the rpsP gene encoding 30S ribosomal protein S16, with the protein MRLMRFGSKKKPTYRIVVMDSKRARQSQALDTLGTYTPLDDPAGLRLDLEKAKTWIAKGVRPSSTVQTLLDRASKTAKPRS; encoded by the coding sequence ATGCGCTTGATGAGATTCGGCAGCAAAAAGAAGCCGACCTACCGGATCGTGGTGATGGACTCCAAGAGAGCCCGCCAGAGCCAGGCCCTGGATACGCTGGGCACCTACACCCCGCTCGACGACCCCGCCGGACTCCGCCTCGATCTCGAAAAAGCGAAGACGTGGATCGCCAAGGGTGTCCGCCCTTCGAGCACGGTCCAGACGCTCCTGGACAGGGCCTCCAAGACCGCCAAGCCCCGTTCGTGA
- a CDS encoding glutamine amidotransferase, translated as MAKIYYVGDWAVLTGPVFAETPFYHSTKGLDIFNYGKWLKEALESTGKHQVESVPAWDFYNRLGPGDYERILAEFDVFVFSDVDGKLFQLAPGFFDRQKFGTAVLTYPDRIRLTIEAVKEGKSAMFLGGWYSFTGEMGKGGWGRTRLREILPVRCLEHEDLVESTEGFDAELTAAGERFFKAINLRTMPPILGYNKTIAIPEGRVLLEVRDAGDPLLAIRSCGRGRVLAYMSDPAPHWGCNFVFWEDYAAFWLECVERLLEGH; from the coding sequence ATGGCCAAGATCTACTATGTGGGCGACTGGGCGGTCCTGACCGGGCCCGTATTTGCCGAAACGCCGTTCTATCACTCGACAAAGGGGCTGGACATCTTCAATTACGGCAAGTGGCTGAAGGAGGCCCTGGAGTCGACCGGGAAGCACCAGGTCGAATCCGTCCCCGCCTGGGATTTCTACAACAGGCTCGGGCCGGGCGACTACGAGCGAATCCTGGCCGAATTTGACGTCTTCGTCTTCAGCGACGTCGACGGCAAGCTGTTCCAGCTGGCCCCCGGCTTCTTCGACCGTCAGAAGTTCGGGACGGCCGTCCTGACCTACCCGGACCGCATCCGGCTGACCATCGAGGCCGTCAAGGAGGGCAAATCGGCCATGTTCCTCGGCGGCTGGTACTCCTTCACCGGCGAGATGGGCAAAGGGGGCTGGGGCCGGACCCGGCTCCGGGAGATCCTGCCCGTCCGCTGCCTCGAGCACGAGGACCTCGTCGAGAGCACCGAGGGCTTCGACGCCGAGCTGACCGCCGCCGGGGAGCGCTTCTTCAAGGCGATCAACCTGCGGACCATGCCGCCGATCCTGGGGTACAACAAGACCATCGCCATCCCCGAGGGCCGGGTTCTGCTCGAGGTCCGCGACGCCGGGGACCCCCTCCTGGCTATCCGGAGCTGCGGCCGCGGCCGGGTCCTGGCCTACATGTCCGACCCCGCCCCGCACTGGGGCTGTAACTTCGTCTTCTGGGAGGATTACGCTGCCTTCTGGCTCGAATGCGTCGAGCGCCTGCTCGAAGGCCACTGA